TCTGATAGCTTTGATGTGGCTGTTAGGGTTAGTTTGTTAAAGTCCATAATTTCTTAttgtttaattagatttttttttaaagatgtcctAAACAGCAGTTTTGTAAATATTGTGAACATTACAGGTCATGCTGTGATGTGACATTGAAATGATGTTGCACCAATGTTTCAATTAAAACCTGGTCACTAAATCTTGGTCATTAAACTGGTGTTTTTACTCTAGCTTTAAAAGATGGATCATCAGAAATTAAAGTATGTTTGCTTTGCTCAAACTATTTCCATATTTACTGTAGATTTCGGTTTAATTTAGTttcagcagtgtttttttttttgggttaacttttagttttcattcaattgacaaatgtattcatgaattatTTGTTTCAATATTGGAAATGAGTGAACTGCCATTTTTTCACTTTATATAAATTCCTTTGAATTTTAGGTTGCCTTCATGCAAAGCTGTGCTTTATCACCGCTAAGCAGAGGTGACCAATAAAACAAGCTACTAGAAGCAAGTCAATTTTCAGGTCATTTTCCCTCAAAATTTCCAGTCCTCTCAAAAGTTTATTATGGCCTGAAGTTTCTTCTATAATTACTGCAATCTCTCATAAGATGTAGGAAAAAGATAGACTGAGATCAATACAAATTCATGTTTCAGAATCTATGAAAAACTTACATTTAGCTGAGATCCTGTAGGCATTTGTACTTGATCACAAACATGTTCATGAATCATTAATAAGAGAAGTGCTAAAGCAGAAACTGCTTCTTTATTCATTAATGGTAAGATGATGCATTTCTGCCATAATTTCATAAATCTAGCaaccttttaatttaaaaataataattatattaatgtaatctctctttgtaacattatatttcgTGCTAAAATGACCCTAGGAAATTTTTGTTTTCAATCAGCAGCAGTGAAGTGTGACTGTAAATGTAATTCTCTTCTGTCTGCCGCAATCCAtcggtttatatattttttcctccctTGGAAGGTAATTAGTGGATCCATATGCTGCAGACAAATTGGAAAAAAACAATAGACTTATTGACATATGATTTGAAGCATTCATTGACCGACATCATGTAGAGGGTTTGACTGAAATGCTGtacttttaaatgcaatgaaaCCAGACCATTCAGGGGTTTATGTAGAATGGTTATTTATTATCAATATAGAACACAAGTAGCCAAAAGTAAGATGATAATACTTGGGTGATACGATCATTTTCTTCACCTGGTAAGAACTCtcttttggactacctgtagcttgtttattgaggaTGCAGGAGTCTCAATGACTGACAGCAGAGAGTTTTGTGTGGCTTGCCTACTGTTGAAAATAATGGTTTGTCATCCAGATTGATCTGTGAGAAAAAAATCCAAGTTCAGAAAAAGGTCTGAGAAAGACTGTTCTGTAGCTTTTCATCAGTCACTTGGAATGACTGCAGATGTTCATTCCAGAGGTTGGCCAGCATATTTGCTCAGATCTCACTTTATCATATCATCATGCACAAACTACAAGGATCATCTTTGAGTGTTCTTGCAACTATAAATGCTTGCCCGTTTGCACATAACCATTgtttaaaagattattatttaacTTAGTTTTTAAgaagaactgttaaataacggaGTCAGTAAATATTTACCAAACTGACTCGAAACAACTATTATCACTCGGAAAACAGATATGATCTTTTACTTGAATCACTGTAACGGAACGTGTCACCTCAGTGCTCGTTAAAGCTTCTTTCTGGACTTTGGACATTAAACATCCGGACACGGTGTTGTGTAGGGTTCCATTGTTAAATCTGTTGGTTTCACTCTTGAGCAGACACGCGCAGAGCTCCACCTGCAGGTCAAGCCGAGCACTGCGGCTCCCGGAGAGACACGGGCGGGGGATGGAGGCGCATCGAGCTGATTAACGGTGGAGAAACGACAGCCGCAGCATTGTCTGTTTACATCGCTATTAACTGGGAAGATTTCTGTTACCTATTCGGTGATTATTGATTTACAGATAGTAGGCTATTTAGTAAGCTTAACGAATACATCCGATGGCGACCGAATGCAACCAAGAAGCggttttatatttcataaagGAGAGAGGAGGACGCGTGAAAACCGTGGATTTAACGGATCATTTTGGTGCGACATTGCCTAAAGATCCTGCATTAAATCCAGTGGCAAAGGAAGCGTTTAAACGCTATGTAGACAGCGTAGCTTACTTTAAAGAGGAAAATGGCGAGAAATACGTTTGCCTTAAGAATAAATTTAGGAAATCAACGGGTTCAATCGAGAGTGACAGAAATAGTCCAGCTGATGGTCGCAAATCCCGTGGAGAAAGAAGGCACGTGTCCTTACAGGCCTCTGAAAGCAAAAGTGGAGGAAAAGAATTGGGGATGTTACCTGGCTCAGGTTGCGCAACTGGTAATGCGGGAGGAGCACAATCTGAGCCGGATATTTCAGTCAAGTTTCCACAGGGTGTGAACAGCAGCACAGATTCTGAACTCATGGGGAACTCGAgcagcggcacggcggaggacAAACCTGCTTTAAGTgtgaaaataagtcaaccacaGGCGGCAGAGAAAGGTCCGAGACCCGAGATATCAGTGCGAGACTCCGACGGGACATGTTTACAGagaaatgaaacacacactgatgAATCAAAAGACGAATCACAGGATGAGGCTGGAAAAGAAAACAGACCTCAGCGTGTGAGAATTCGGCAGAGCAATAAACTGACCGAAGAAGATCCGCCGGACTCCATCAACGACACTCCGAAAAACAGCCGCAAACATTTGGTCGAGGCTTTGACCAGCAGTTCACCTCAGGTTCGTCGCAGTGTTTATCTCTCGGGCAGATGTAAAGACTTTCCGCGGGGCGACAGCGACTATGAGTCCGCCACAGTGACGCTCGAGCCGCTGGAGCACGAGTGGATGATGTGCGCGTCTGACGGACACTGGGAGAGTCTCCACCGGCTGCTGGACAGAGAGCCCAGCCTCCTGACCAGGAAAGACTTTGTGACAGGATTCACATGCCTGCACTGGGCTGCAAAGCTCGGGAAACACGAACTGATGGTAATGCTCGTCAACTTTGCCAAAGAACATCACGTCACTGTGAACATCAACGCGCGTTCCAGCGCGGGTTACACGCCTCTGCATTTAGCTGCGATGCACGATCATCTGGAGGTCGTCAAACTGTTAGTCGGAGCGTTTGACGCCGATGTGGAGGCGCGAGATTTTAACGGGAGAAAGGCGTGTCAGTATCTGAAGAGTGATATTGGGCAAAACATTCTGGACATCGTGGGCGCGTGCGTGGAGTGTGACGCAGACAGCATGGATGTTGGAGACGCGAGTCGCTGGAGATTGTCAAGAGTCATTCAGTCCAACTTCAGACCTCTGAAAACTCAAAACCATAACAGCAGCGAAGAGGACGGCAGCGGCTTGACTAAACAGAAGTCTCTCCGCAGGAAATCTTCCTTTTCTAAAATGAAACCCAATCTTAATAAAATACGCATGAGGTCGCAGATAGTTCACAGCACGTCACTCTTTGATAGATTTGAGAAAGATACAACAGAAGAGTCTCCAAACTTATTAAGACCCAAATCGAACCTCTTTGGATGAAGAAATACAccaattatacagtatatacagctaCATTTGTACATTTGCTGCTGTTGATCACTGAGGGCTTTTTTTCTCTTGCTTTGCACAATATGTATTgtgacatttaattttaaagtagcCTTCCAAACATTCATGATGATATGATATTATTTCTCTTCCTTTAGGTGTTGAGCAGGTAATAACAGAACACAACATACAATATATAAAACCTTTCTTTTAAGAGAGACTGTAATGTTTTATGGATCCTGAATAATAATGACTGTAACTTTAGCTTAGAAGAAACAGTTAATTTTCGTCCTGTCACTTGTAAATTActggttttattttgttaaagggGAGTAAAAAGGTgtttgtgtattcagagttgttcacagtgttcaagagatggattctcatgctaagcatggccaaagtaaaaaataataataatttggacgGATTACagaatttctgtgctgaaaatcttacttccgggttgatACAAGTTTCGACTGTTTTTTTTTCCGATCGTGGATCTAATAACGTAGACGATGGTGGAACTCCTTAAATGAGCATTTCTCTCTGAAAAGCACACCCGCAGACACACGtcgaccagaggagagcgagaccaaACTTATATTCCCACATATCCTTTCCATATCTTTTTATCTTGTATATGGGTTATCTGGAGCTTTCCCCATATTTATTTGTGATATATGTAAATCTTCACTACTGTCAGCAGTTGCAGACTTTATTTCACAGAATAATACTATGATTAGTGACACCTTTGccaaattcatttaaatataatgagGGAAACTTTAATACTGGATGTACTGCATTCACAACCATTTTAAGATATGATATTCAAGGCTTgtggaaaatgtttatttatttactgtttaattgtTTGTATAATGTTCAATTAAAGGGTTCATAACATGACGATTCAAGTTTTTCATGATCTTTTTTGAGATATTGTGTTATATTGTACTATAATTACTGTATATTTCAGAACTCCCACAAATGAAAAGCTGCTACGAAGGGTTATTCATATATATAGGACACGTTCTTTCTCTTAAGTTTTAATTGTTGATTTATTTAAACTCATGGCCAGGCGGGGCTTTTTATATACCACATTTTattcacaatggtaattcaaagttctTTGCATAAGAATAATTCAGTCATCAAAAGCAGTGGTGTAAGTAATAGGCCTGatactttgttacagtacttaagtattcgAGCGTTTCAACTGATGTGTGAGGTTCAAAAAGACATGACAACGTAATGTGTTCAAGCAgcgtttttattctgtacacctTTAAGCGACTCACAGCACGTGAAAACTATACTGACATACACAAATgagaaaaattaattatttaaacgtAGACTCCTACacattttaaattgcataaaTTAGCATCACAATCGGTACATTACATTGCAAACATTTCTTCATACATgtatttctttaataataatcaaCATACATCGCTACGCTCACCAAGGAATGCAATTTGAATGTGATAATCCTTTCATCATCCTCAGATGTCTGTGAAATTCATTTCAAAttgatgcaatgcaaaaaaaatccacattaaaataatgtaacttTAGGCTCACACAATCAACGTCTCCCATTCATGTCCTCCTGCCATCTAATTAAGCTGATGTAGCCCACCTGATCACTACAGTGTCTGAGAAGGGCCTTTTCAACACAAGCATTCACTATATCCAGTTACAATACATACAGACATAAGATACAGAGCAAATTACAGATAAATTACAGATTAACACATAACACAATTCATACATGCTTCTTATATTAGAAACACAAAATGCTGTTTTTCAAATTGTCCCTTTCAATATACTTCTTtaaactttgttttttatttcattcatttactaattaaattaaagtaataaatTTTACTCCGAAATATGTCCCCGAAGCACATTTGTTACTACTAAATAAAGTTGCAAGAACACAGATGGCAAgaaagcaggtttgacgaatTAGTGGTCTGGCGATGAACTCCTAAAACAACAATTTTGCGCATATACAAACAAGTGCTCGCACAAATGCAGATGATTTCATTTTCTACTCATTTCGAGAAAAAAATTTACATATAGCATCATTCTAGCGTCTGTGATAATACAGTAATAGTTTTTGTGTCTGCAGATTTATAACATGTATACAGACATGAACTTAGACCCGGAACTTTTTTAATTAAGGGCCCAATTTTAACGATCTAAGTGCATCCCACATAGCAAATGGACTTGGCCCACATGTGGCCTCAAGGTGGACTTGCTGGCCTCTTGTCGGCAATGGCATActctttcagccagagctggacCATGTGTGGCTATGACCACACGGCGGGGATCCggcaaacaacatgagggccgatagttggtgggaggagtgtggcccagatcagtccagtgatattagctcaggctaagatctggcagcattatgtgacccatgataaacaagataaatacaatattgcatgataattgTTAAATGATCATtaaacacatacattttaatgaagtgtagtattgttaaatgtcttttaaatggcaagtcaaaacagaatgatacatcatcatttcaaaattaagcaaatcagtcaagtaCATTAAACTACTTAATTATGATTTTactaaattttatattattattcttggtgCAAATAATCCTAGAATCCTCGCatgaaaataaagagagagagtatttaatcgttatcatgtttatttattaatatttatttggtttactatgggtaaataaaatgatcatgaaagtattttatttttatttaaatcctgtatctgtgtgatgcttggtgtgaggaacagatccaaattcaaaccgcattcattggcgatatgtatctccttcctctgtagctatagtaactatttaaaaatgtgcctttaagaagttttacaacaagttttacgGCAGCGGTTTCAAATGCTCATTGTCTCTCGTTGGTTTCGTCAGAGATTGCGACATGTCGTGTTTCCGGTGATGcatgttttgaatgagaaacgcGCGCCTTGAGGGAGTGGATCGGGAAAGTAATTTCAGTgattaacaacttaaattatgccCAGCTCCTCACActactattatattctgccagagtggactgcaactgcaatgcatcATCATTTGGACTATTGTGGTACTGCTCTTTGTAacatctgtaataaattattatgattaagttacatgtgTCTATCTGTTACATTTctcttatatactgtatactttatacactcactttttattggttgatttgttctttacaaatataaatagaaaaaccaatgTAATACGTTTTTTATTGCACAGTTGCATGTGTGGATTTTAAGTCTGATTTTcaattcagtttaatgtactttacTGGTGTAGTTTGTGTCTACATTAAAGCATGTTACAAAATGAATAATTGCGATCATAGTAATATACAaggtaataatatgaaaaattaacattcccagacagcaatatagtgttggcccagatctggcccacatctgggcCTATTATTTTCACATACAAGACCAAAAATGGCAGTTAAAGGAAAGATATTGCagagtaagaaaaaaataaaataaattgatatgaccaaaaacagacagacaaagacaTAGCCAAAACACATGGGCTAATGTAGGGGATTGCTTACATCTTGTACATGTGTGTCAACGGAGAGATACATCTTTGCCAGTTTGGCTTTAGAAAGTCTGAATGTTTATGAAGTCAATGTGCCACTTTAAACTGAAAAAGGCTATGTCTAGCACAAATAGAAGATCCATGAATTCTATATATAGCCTCATTCCATTCCTCATCGTCAGGAAGATATTAAGGTCCAGTAAGTGTTGTTTTAACGATGTGTGATGTGACATTACTGAGTATATCACAAAAACACCAAGAGAGTGCAAGTATGTGAATTAGTCTGTTAAAACACATTCAGAATTATCAAAATTCAAGGCATTCtaaattgattttataatgttAGTATAAAGTGGGTTACTTTTTAGAAAatttttgccaacaaaaatagttccaaacaaagatcacagtGCTGTTTagcatctctgagcaacacacaggATGGTGTTTCCTTATtaaatcagtccctccagaaaaacgcggataatttttgt
This genomic window from Carassius gibelio isolate Cgi1373 ecotype wild population from Czech Republic chromosome A6, carGib1.2-hapl.c, whole genome shotgun sequence contains:
- the sowahcb gene encoding sosondowah ankyrin repeat domain family Cb, giving the protein MATECNQEAVLYFIKERGGRVKTVDLTDHFGATLPKDPALNPVAKEAFKRYVDSVAYFKEENGEKYVCLKNKFRKSTGSIESDRNSPADGRKSRGERRHVSLQASESKSGGKELGMLPGSGCATGNAGGAQSEPDISVKFPQGVNSSTDSELMGNSSSGTAEDKPALSVKISQPQAAEKGPRPEISVRDSDGTCLQRNETHTDESKDESQDEAGKENRPQRVRIRQSNKLTEEDPPDSINDTPKNSRKHLVEALTSSSPQVRRSVYLSGRCKDFPRGDSDYESATVTLEPLEHEWMMCASDGHWESLHRLLDREPSLLTRKDFVTGFTCLHWAAKLGKHELMVMLVNFAKEHHVTVNINARSSAGYTPLHLAAMHDHLEVVKLLVGAFDADVEARDFNGRKACQYLKSDIGQNILDIVGACVECDADSMDVGDASRWRLSRVIQSNFRPLKTQNHNSSEEDGSGLTKQKSLRRKSSFSKMKPNLNKIRMRSQIVHSTSLFDRFEKDTTEESPNLLRPKSNLFG